Proteins found in one Oryza glaberrima chromosome 4, OglaRS2, whole genome shotgun sequence genomic segment:
- the LOC127771380 gene encoding uncharacterized protein LOC127771380 — MCIAAWAWQSQPAHRLLLLFNRDEYHSRPTQPAGWWAAGKAEVKLILGGRDELGGGTWLGCTRDGKLAFLTNVREPGTLVGAKSRGELPVRFLQGNQCPLEYAEEIAKEADQYNGFNLVLADVQSGNMAYISNRPEGEPVVQKVLPGFHVLSNAAIDCPWPKMLRLGQSFNRFLATQDGAEVSLQQMVEELMMDPVKADKSAVPDTGVDPDWEYQLSSIFIDTEKGQARYGTRSMTALAVKFNGEVTFYERYLESNLWKENLMQFELEMSQWEDLRGTSNISPKSC, encoded by the exons ATGTGCATCGCGGCGTGGGCATGGCAGTCCCAACCTGCGCACCGCCTGCTCCTCCTCTTCAACCGCGACGAGTACCACTCGAG GCCGACGCAACCGGCGGGGTGGTGGGCCGCCGGGAAGGCGGAGGTAAAGTTGATCCTTGGGGGTAGGgatgagctcggcggcggcacgtGGCTGGGGTGCACGAGGGACGGGAAGCTGGCCTTCCTGACCAACGTCCGGGAGCCCGGCACGCTGGTCGGAGCCAAGTCCAGAGGGGAGCTCCCCGTCAGGTTCCTCCAG GGAAACCAATGTCCGTTGGAGTATGCGGAAGAAATAGCCAAGGAAGCAGATCAGTACAATGGCTTTAACCTTGTATTGGCTGATGTGCAGTCGGGAAATATGGCTTACATATCTAATAGACCTGAGGGTGAACCAGTGGTTCAGAAAGTTCTCCCTGGGTTCCATGTGCTTTCCAATGCTGCAATTGACTGCCCTTGGCCAAAG ATGTTGCGCTTAGGACAAAGTTTCAACAGATTTCTTGCAACACAGGATGGTGCGGAAGTCTCTTTACAACAGATGGTTGAAGAGTTGATGATGGATCCTGTCAAGGCTGATAAATCTGCAGTGCCAGATACTGGTGTCGACCCTGACTGGGAATACCAGCTAAGCTCTATATTCATTGACACTGAGAAAGGACAG GCACGATATGGAACACGAAGCATGACTGCTCTTGCTGTGAAGTTCAACGGCGAAGTAACTTTCTATGAAAGGTACTTGGAGAGCAATCTATGGAAGGAGAATCTCATGCAATTTGAGTTGGAGATGTCACAGTGGGAGGATCTGAGAGGAACTTCAAATATTTCTCCAAAGAGTTGCTGA